The Nostoc sp. 'Lobaria pulmonaria (5183) cyanobiont' DNA window CAACATATAGTAAGGTACAAGCAATTTTATCGGCAGAAGACTGGCAAAGTGTGCAAGGGGCAGAAAAACTAATTCGCTACTACCTCGAAGATAAAAGTATTAATGCTTTTATTTGGCATCGATTAGCACAACAGTATCCAACTCAATTAGAAAATGTGTTGCAAACATTTTTGCAACGTCCAGAGTTTAGGCTTGAAAATGACTTGGATACGCTTTTGCAAGAATTTCACAAACCGATTGAGCCAGAGTTGCCAGAGATTGCTAGTGTACCCATACATTTACATAACTTATTTCAGGAAGCTTTAGGAGAAGTTAACAAATCGAAGCCAAAGAGTAAGGGGCAACAAAAGCCAACAAAGGGTTTTCAACGAGGTTAACAAATATATGCAACACTTTACCCTACCCACTTAGGGTTGTATGGTTTCCTTTCTTTAAGTGCTTTATAGGAGTGTATAGCTAGCTGTGCGCTCCCACGATATATTGCCTGAAACCAGTATCCAAAACGAGATCGAAGCTGGTTAGTTATATTTAAGGATCGATAGATAACAGGCTAACAATCTCATCTACAATTTCTTCTGGACTCTCAAGCTTGACTAGAAATCGATTAAAACCAGCATTCAATGCTTTATGGCTTGAGACTTCCCGTGTATAAGAAGTGATCGCGATCGCAGGCAACTCTCTTATAGATGAGCAAGAATTCACTCGAATTTGCTCAATTAACCAATTTCCATCATGATCGGGCAACTTCACATTGCACACTAGAATATCGGGATGAAGCGATTCGATCAAGTCAAGGGCTGTTTCTGCATCGCTTAAAGCCATTACCTCTGCACCTGCTGTTTCCAAAATGAAAGTGAGCAAATCTGCAATATCTGGCTCATCCTCTACCAGTAAGATAGTGGTTCCAATAAGGTGCTGGAGCGAATTTAACTCAGTTTCTTGATTGATTTTCTGATCGGTTGCCATGCCGTCCTTTTATTGCCTGCTATAATTTGCTATTTCTATTGCAACGCATGGAGCGGAATAAGTATTCACCCTTAATACACAAACTTGGGGTGAAAAGCCTTATCAATATGAAGAAGTTAATTCACCGATCAATATTGACCGCCCTGTTATCCCTCTTCTGTCACTTTCCGAAGTAAGCAAGTAGTAAATAAGTGAAATTATCCAGAAGCATAACGGGACTTAAACAAAATAGAAGGAAAAAATAGAGTATAATGCTTTACTAGCACTGAAGCATTGGAAGCCTTTAGAACAGCTATAGCGGTTCCCATTCAGATGCAGTACAACATTATATTG harbors:
- a CDS encoding response regulator; protein product: MATDQKINQETELNSLQHLIGTTILLVEDEPDIADLLTFILETAGAEVMALSDAETALDLIESLHPDILVCNVKLPDHDGNWLIEQIRVNSCSSIRELPAIAITSYTREVSSHKALNAGFNRFLVKLESPEEIVDEIVSLLSIDP